In Prevotella sp. oral taxon 475, one DNA window encodes the following:
- the atpA gene encoding F0F1 ATP synthase subunit alpha, translated as MSDKIKPSEVSEILFQQLRQMNESEKFDEVGTVLTVSDGVARIYGLRNAEANELLEFENGTMAIVMNLEEDNVGCVLLGSTSGIKEGQTVKRTHRIASIRVTEKMLGRVINPLGEPIDGNGEIDLAHSFEMPLDRKAPGVIYRQPVKEPLQTGLKGVDSMIPIGRGQRELIIGDRQTGKTAIALDTIINQKSFYDAGKPVYCIYVAIGQKASTVATLVQTLKERGALDYTIIVSATAADPAAMQYYAPFAGAAIGEFFRDRGEHALVVYDDLSKQAVAYREVSLILRRPSGREAYPGDVFYLHSRLLERAARINDQQEVAEQMNDLPECLKGHVKGGGSLTALPIIETQAGDVSAYIPTNVISITDGQIYLETDLFNQGFRPAINVGISVSRVGGSAQIKSMKKVAGTLKIDMAQYRELEAFSKFSSDMDAVTAMTLDRGRKNNQLLIQPQYSPMPVGEQIAILYCGTRGLMHDVPVEQVRECQEAFLDKLRSTHQDVIDFLASGQIDEKATKTIEDVMADIAAQYK; from the coding sequence ATGTCAGACAAAATAAAGCCCAGCGAGGTTTCTGAAATATTGTTCCAACAGCTTAGGCAGATGAATGAGAGTGAGAAGTTCGATGAAGTTGGAACGGTTCTCACTGTTAGCGATGGTGTTGCGCGAATATATGGTTTGCGTAATGCCGAAGCGAATGAATTGCTTGAGTTTGAAAACGGAACAATGGCGATTGTCATGAACTTAGAAGAAGACAATGTAGGTTGTGTGCTTCTCGGTTCTACTTCGGGAATTAAGGAAGGGCAGACAGTAAAACGTACCCACCGCATCGCCAGCATTCGTGTCACTGAGAAGATGCTTGGGCGTGTCATCAATCCGTTAGGCGAACCTATTGATGGCAATGGAGAGATTGACTTAGCCCATTCTTTTGAGATGCCCCTCGACAGAAAGGCTCCTGGTGTGATTTACCGCCAACCTGTGAAAGAACCGTTACAGACAGGATTGAAGGGAGTGGACTCGATGATTCCTATCGGACGTGGACAGCGCGAGTTGATTATCGGCGACCGACAGACGGGAAAGACTGCTATTGCGCTTGATACGATTATCAACCAAAAGAGCTTTTACGATGCTGGAAAGCCCGTGTATTGCATCTATGTGGCCATCGGGCAGAAAGCGTCGACTGTTGCAACATTGGTACAGACGTTGAAAGAGCGTGGTGCGTTAGACTACACCATTATCGTATCGGCAACGGCTGCCGACCCTGCTGCCATGCAATATTACGCCCCATTTGCAGGAGCAGCCATCGGCGAATTTTTCCGCGATAGAGGCGAACATGCGCTTGTAGTGTACGACGATTTGTCGAAGCAGGCAGTGGCCTATCGTGAAGTGTCGTTGATTCTTCGTCGTCCGTCCGGTCGCGAGGCCTACCCGGGAGACGTGTTCTACCTGCACAGTAGGTTGCTTGAGCGGGCAGCGCGCATTAACGACCAGCAGGAAGTGGCCGAGCAGATGAACGATCTGCCCGAATGTTTGAAAGGGCATGTAAAGGGAGGCGGTTCGCTTACGGCACTACCCATTATTGAGACTCAGGCTGGGGACGTTTCAGCCTACATCCCCACCAACGTAATTTCGATCACGGACGGGCAGATTTATCTTGAGACCGACCTCTTCAATCAAGGTTTCCGACCGGCCATCAATGTCGGCATTTCGGTGAGTCGTGTGGGCGGATCGGCACAGATCAAGAGCATGAAGAAAGTAGCGGGAACGTTAAAGATAGACATGGCACAGTATCGTGAGTTGGAAGCCTTCTCAAAATTCTCCAGCGATATGGATGCTGTTACGGCGATGACACTCGACCGAGGAAGAAAGAATAACCAGTTGCTCATTCAGCCGCAATACAGTCCGATGCCGGTGGGCGAGCAGATAGCTATTCTTTATTGTGGAACCCGCGGTTTGATGCATGATGTCCCTGTTGAGCAGGTGCGCGAGTGTCAAGAAGCATTTTTGGATAAGCTCCGTTCCACGCATCAGGATGTTATCGACTTCCTGGCCAGCGGTCAGATAGACGAGAAAGCAACAAAGACCATTGAAGATGTGATGGCCGACATCGCTGCACAATACAAGTAA
- a CDS encoding F0F1 ATP synthase subunit delta, with product MDVGVISVRYARALLKNAVIEKQEGIVYQNMQCLMECYLHVPDLRLTIDNPMLSKDKKQEVIKAACGKNVCESTERFISLVLKESREAALLFMAASYITLYRKHKNIICGKLTTASAVNTIIENRMKQLVEKYTQGSVEFNTEIDPDILGGFVLEYDTYRMDASVKTQLRRILTELKNN from the coding sequence ATGGATGTAGGAGTAATATCAGTTCGATATGCTCGAGCATTACTCAAAAATGCTGTTATCGAGAAACAAGAGGGAATAGTCTATCAGAACATGCAATGTTTGATGGAATGTTATCTTCATGTTCCCGATTTGCGACTTACGATAGACAATCCGATGCTTTCGAAAGACAAAAAGCAAGAAGTGATTAAGGCTGCTTGTGGAAAAAACGTCTGCGAATCGACCGAACGATTTATTTCCCTTGTCTTAAAAGAAAGTAGAGAAGCTGCATTACTTTTTATGGCTGCATCGTATATTACGCTTTATCGGAAACATAAGAATATTATTTGTGGAAAGCTCACTACGGCTTCTGCAGTAAATACGATTATAGAAAATCGTATGAAGCAATTGGTGGAAAAGTACACACAAGGTTCTGTAGAGTTTAACACAGAAATCGATCCTGATATTCTTGGAGGATTTGTCCTGGAGTATGATACGTATAGAATGGATGCGAGTGTGAAGACACAGCTTCGCCGCATTCTAACAGAATTAAAAAACAATTAA
- the atpD gene encoding F0F1 ATP synthase subunit beta, which translates to MSQLNGHISQIIGPVIDVYFDTQGQDPEKVLPKIHDAIKITRPDGRELIVEVQQHIGEDTVRCVAMDNTDGLQRHLEAVPTGNPIMMPAGEQIKGRMMNVIGQPIDGMAQLEMKGAYPIHREAPKFDELSTHKEMLATGIKVIDLLEPYMKGGKIGLFGGAGVGKTVLIMELINNIAKGHNGYSVFAGVGERTREGNDLIRDMIESGVIRYGEKFRKAMEEGKWDLSLVDPEELKQSQATLVYGQMNEPPGARASVALSGLTVAEEFRDHGGKDGEAADIMFFIDNIFRFTQAGSEVSALLGRMPSAVGYQPTLASEMGAMQERITSTKKGSITSVQAVYVPADDLTDPAPATTFTHLDATTELSRKITELGIYPAVDPLGSTSRILDPLIVGKEHYDCAQRVKQILQRYKELQDIIAILGMDELSDEDKQTVNRARRVQRFLSQPFTVAEQFTGIKGAMVSIEDTIKGFNMILDGEVDDLPEQAFLNVGTIEDAIEKGKKLLEAANA; encoded by the coding sequence ATGTCACAGCTCAATGGACACATTTCTCAAATTATCGGTCCAGTTATCGATGTCTATTTTGATACTCAGGGACAAGATCCGGAGAAAGTGTTGCCAAAAATTCATGATGCAATCAAAATTACACGTCCTGACGGGCGTGAATTGATTGTCGAGGTTCAACAGCATATCGGCGAAGACACCGTGCGTTGTGTGGCAATGGATAATACCGATGGATTGCAACGTCATTTAGAGGCTGTACCGACAGGGAATCCAATTATGATGCCTGCTGGCGAACAAATTAAGGGTCGCATGATGAATGTCATCGGTCAACCCATTGACGGTATGGCACAATTAGAAATGAAAGGCGCATATCCTATTCATAGAGAAGCTCCAAAGTTCGATGAACTTTCTACCCATAAAGAAATGTTGGCAACGGGAATAAAAGTGATAGACTTGCTCGAGCCTTATATGAAAGGAGGAAAAATCGGTTTGTTCGGCGGTGCCGGTGTGGGCAAGACTGTGCTCATCATGGAGTTGATCAACAATATTGCCAAAGGGCATAACGGCTATTCAGTATTTGCCGGAGTGGGGGAACGTACCCGTGAAGGTAACGACTTGATACGTGATATGATAGAGTCGGGAGTAATTCGTTATGGTGAAAAGTTCCGCAAGGCAATGGAAGAAGGAAAATGGGATCTGTCGCTCGTCGATCCGGAAGAGCTGAAGCAGTCGCAAGCCACATTAGTTTACGGACAAATGAATGAGCCTCCAGGTGCGCGTGCGTCAGTTGCTTTGTCAGGTCTCACCGTTGCAGAAGAATTTCGCGATCATGGCGGTAAAGATGGAGAAGCCGCGGACATTATGTTCTTTATCGACAACATCTTCCGCTTTACGCAAGCGGGTTCTGAAGTCTCTGCACTTCTTGGACGTATGCCTTCGGCAGTAGGCTATCAACCTACACTTGCCAGTGAAATGGGAGCTATGCAAGAGCGTATTACATCAACGAAAAAAGGTTCCATTACGTCGGTTCAGGCTGTTTATGTTCCGGCAGATGACTTGACCGACCCTGCACCCGCAACAACATTTACTCATTTGGATGCAACTACCGAATTGAGTCGTAAAATTACCGAACTGGGAATTTATCCGGCTGTAGACCCGTTAGGTTCTACTTCTCGAATTCTTGATCCATTGATTGTGGGTAAGGAGCATTATGATTGTGCACAACGGGTAAAGCAAATACTGCAACGCTATAAGGAATTGCAAGATATCATCGCCATTCTCGGCATGGATGAGTTAAGCGATGAAGATAAGCAGACTGTTAATCGAGCACGTCGTGTGCAGAGATTCCTCTCACAGCCATTCACTGTTGCAGAGCAGTTTACGGGTATTAAAGGAGCAATGGTTAGTATCGAAGATACGATTAAAGGTTTCAACATGATATTAGATGGTGAAGTCGACGATCTTCCTGAACAGGCGTTCCTCAATGTCGGTACAATAGAGGACGCAATAGAGAAAGGTAAGAAACTTCTTGAGGCGGCTAATGCCTAA
- the pfkA gene encoding 6-phosphofructokinase, producing the protein MARIKTIGVMTSGGDAPGMNAAIRAVTRAGICNGFNVKGIYRGYDGLINGEIKPFTTENVSGIIMQGGTILKTARSNDFMTDEGKQKAYENIQKEGIDALVVIGGNGSLTGAKVFAEEYDICCIGLPGTIDNDLYGTDSTIGYDTTMNTIVDCVDRIRDTAQSHERIFFVEVMGRDAGFLAQNSAIAAGAEAAIIPEDSTDVDQLSRFMERGIRKSKKSCIVIVSESPKCGALYYADRVKKEFPDYDVRVSILGHLQRGGRPTAHDRILASRTGVGAIDAILQGQRNVMIGIRNNEIVYVPLIEAIRSDKPFDKKLITVLDELSI; encoded by the coding sequence ATGGCAAGAATAAAAACAATAGGCGTGATGACGTCGGGAGGAGATGCCCCAGGCATGAATGCTGCCATACGAGCAGTGACCCGCGCAGGTATCTGTAATGGATTTAATGTGAAAGGGATTTATCGAGGCTACGATGGACTTATCAACGGCGAGATAAAACCTTTCACCACTGAGAACGTGAGCGGTATCATCATGCAGGGCGGAACCATATTGAAAACCGCACGGAGCAATGACTTCATGACCGACGAGGGAAAGCAGAAGGCATATGAAAATATTCAGAAGGAAGGAATTGATGCCTTGGTGGTGATTGGCGGAAACGGTTCGCTGACAGGTGCCAAAGTGTTTGCCGAAGAGTACGACATCTGCTGCATCGGTCTGCCCGGAACTATCGATAATGACCTGTACGGAACGGATTCTACCATTGGCTATGACACGACAATGAATACCATCGTAGACTGCGTAGACCGTATTCGTGATACAGCACAGAGCCACGAACGCATCTTTTTTGTTGAAGTGATGGGGCGCGATGCCGGCTTCCTGGCACAAAACAGTGCTATCGCTGCCGGTGCAGAGGCAGCCATCATTCCGGAAGACTCGACAGATGTAGACCAGTTGTCGCGCTTTATGGAACGAGGTATTCGCAAGTCGAAGAAAAGTTGTATTGTGATTGTTTCGGAAAGTCCGAAGTGCGGTGCGCTTTATTATGCCGATCGGGTAAAAAAGGAATTCCCCGACTATGACGTTCGGGTGTCTATTCTCGGACATTTGCAGCGCGGTGGACGGCCTACGGCTCACGATCGAATCCTTGCCAGTAGAACGGGTGTCGGAGCCATCGATGCCATTTTGCAGGGACAACGCAACGTGATGATCGGAATTCGAAACAACGAAATCGTATACGTGCCTCTGATTGAGGCTATCCGCAGCGACAAACCTTTCGATAAAAAACTGATTACGGTTCTCGACGAATTGAGCATTTAA
- a CDS encoding SLC13 family permease encodes MTLIIVAILLLGYVLIATENMTNVNKAAVAIFMGTVGWVLYVSYGTDFVMTQHQTAYLNFLEGSAHSSSAVKEFIARNIFLRYVGKAAEIVLFLLSTMTIVEILNNNGCFDFLGVWARTRNSRRLLWLMGLGVFLVSANLDNLTTTVMTLTLIHRLIPNRRYRMIYGSVAVLAANSGGALTVIGAPEGLVLWNMGAITATDYSLHMALPCLAAWVVPTWLIARTMPERIEMEFGRLPYRGDDTNLNVWQRLLMLVVGIGGLWFIPTFHNITKLSPFLGALCVLSILWVVNEIFNRKLMNTDEMIQRRIPRVLQYGSFQMILFVMGIMLALGVVGETGVLQQASVYVDREVGNIWIVGLMCSVTSSVLDGFATMMTAISMHSVVEGEGLCSSAGSYLAYFVQNGSYWKVVAFMSMAGGNILPIGSISGLALLRTERMRVGWYFRNVGWRALIGGIVGMALLWSIV; translated from the coding sequence ATGACGCTCATCATTGTTGCCATATTACTTCTTGGGTATGTTCTCATCGCCACTGAGAATATGACCAATGTCAATAAGGCAGCCGTGGCCATTTTCATGGGTACGGTGGGGTGGGTGCTTTATGTTTCGTATGGCACCGACTTTGTGATGACACAACATCAAACGGCCTACCTCAACTTCCTTGAAGGCAGTGCGCACAGCAGTTCGGCCGTCAAGGAATTTATCGCCCGGAATATTTTTCTACGTTACGTGGGAAAGGCGGCAGAGATCGTTCTCTTTCTCCTGTCTACGATGACAATCGTTGAGATACTTAACAATAACGGTTGTTTCGACTTCCTGGGCGTATGGGCTCGAACGAGAAACAGTAGGCGTCTGTTGTGGCTGATGGGCCTGGGTGTGTTTCTTGTTTCGGCCAATCTCGATAATCTCACTACGACGGTGATGACACTGACGCTGATTCATCGCCTCATCCCTAATCGTCGATACCGCATGATCTACGGAAGCGTGGCCGTGTTGGCAGCCAATAGCGGAGGGGCTCTCACGGTGATCGGTGCACCCGAAGGATTGGTGCTGTGGAATATGGGTGCCATCACGGCTACCGACTATTCGCTTCATATGGCTCTGCCGTGCCTGGCAGCGTGGGTTGTGCCTACTTGGCTCATCGCTCGCACAATGCCGGAGCGCATTGAGATGGAGTTTGGCAGACTGCCCTACCGGGGAGACGATACGAACCTTAACGTGTGGCAACGACTGTTGATGCTTGTCGTTGGAATCGGCGGATTGTGGTTCATCCCTACGTTTCACAACATCACCAAGCTCAGCCCGTTCCTCGGTGCACTCTGCGTGCTCTCAATTCTGTGGGTTGTCAATGAAATCTTTAATCGCAAATTGATGAACACCGACGAAATGATTCAGCGACGCATCCCCCGTGTGCTGCAATATGGCTCGTTTCAAATGATTCTCTTCGTGATGGGTATCATGCTGGCACTGGGCGTTGTAGGCGAAACGGGCGTGTTGCAACAGGCATCGGTATATGTGGATAGAGAAGTGGGCAACATTTGGATCGTGGGACTGATGTGCAGTGTGACGAGTAGTGTGTTGGATGGATTCGCCACGATGATGACTGCCATCTCGATGCATTCAGTTGTCGAGGGAGAAGGCTTGTGCTCCTCTGCCGGCAGCTATCTTGCCTATTTTGTACAGAATGGCAGCTACTGGAAGGTAGTGGCATTCATGTCGATGGCGGGTGGAAATATTCTACCGATAGGCTCTATTAGCGGTTTGGCACTGCTGAGAACAGAGCGGATGCGCGTAGGATGGTATTTCCGCAATGTGGGATGGCGGGCATTGATCGGCGGAATCGTCGGTATGGCTCTCTTGTGGAGTATTGTATAA
- the atpC gene encoding ATP synthase F1 subunit epsilon, translating to MLRLKVISPEKILFDGDVESVTVPGTLGEFEVLENHAPIISSLNAGKMTFVVPNEGKMEINIAGGFVEVQKNEVSLCVEV from the coding sequence ATGCTGAGACTGAAAGTTATCTCTCCTGAAAAGATACTTTTCGATGGTGACGTGGAAAGTGTTACTGTTCCAGGGACACTTGGTGAATTTGAGGTCCTTGAGAATCATGCTCCTATCATTTCTTCATTAAATGCCGGTAAGATGACGTTTGTTGTACCGAATGAAGGTAAGATGGAGATCAACATTGCAGGGGGATTTGTGGAGGTACAAAAGAATGAAGTGAGTTTGTGTGTAGAGGTCTAA
- the atpB gene encoding F0F1 ATP synthase subunit A: protein MKQIKSILSLLVILLFSFQLPAQGNKQEGKGEIDIPEIVLEHLSDSYEWHIASYEGRHLSIPLPIIVRSTATGKWYVGTAHHLPTNFFFDANHHGKIYEKMEDGRSVRPIDLSITKTVAQIWIVVFVMITVFLSCAHWYKKVDEKSDAPRGFVGMMEMFVITIHDDLIRPSIGEKYYRQYAPYLLTVFFFIFTCNLIGLIPIFPGGANVTGNINVTMFLALCTMLTINIFGNKEYWKEIFWPEVPMFLKCPIPLMPVIELFGVFTKPFALMIRLFANMMAGHAVILSFTSVIFLGWSMGIGYGVGLNLFSAVMLLFMNLLEVLVAFVQAYVFTMLSAVFIGLAHKEHHSVE from the coding sequence ATGAAACAGATAAAGTCAATTCTCTCTTTGCTCGTTATTTTGCTTTTTTCTTTCCAACTTCCTGCTCAGGGTAATAAGCAAGAGGGAAAGGGCGAAATTGACATACCTGAGATTGTGCTTGAGCACCTATCTGATTCGTATGAATGGCACATAGCCTCTTACGAAGGAAGACATTTAAGTATTCCCCTTCCAATTATTGTTCGTAGTACCGCTACAGGAAAATGGTATGTGGGTACAGCTCATCATCTGCCGACAAACTTCTTTTTTGATGCTAATCATCATGGTAAGATTTACGAGAAAATGGAAGATGGCCGATCTGTCCGTCCTATAGATTTAAGTATAACTAAGACGGTTGCGCAGATTTGGATCGTAGTTTTTGTGATGATAACAGTCTTTCTATCGTGTGCTCACTGGTATAAGAAGGTGGATGAGAAAAGTGATGCTCCACGAGGATTTGTGGGAATGATGGAGATGTTCGTTATTACGATTCATGATGATTTAATACGTCCTTCTATTGGTGAAAAGTATTATAGACAGTATGCCCCTTATCTGCTGACCGTCTTCTTCTTCATCTTTACTTGCAATTTAATCGGATTAATCCCCATTTTTCCTGGTGGAGCAAATGTGACGGGTAATATTAATGTGACGATGTTCTTAGCACTTTGTACAATGCTTACCATTAATATTTTTGGTAATAAAGAATATTGGAAAGAAATTTTCTGGCCCGAAGTCCCTATGTTTTTAAAATGCCCTATACCATTAATGCCGGTAATAGAATTGTTTGGGGTGTTTACTAAACCCTTTGCATTGATGATTCGTCTTTTTGCCAATATGATGGCAGGACATGCTGTCATATTGAGTTTTACGAGCGTTATCTTTTTAGGATGGTCAATGGGGATAGGCTACGGAGTGGGATTGAACTTGTTCAGTGCTGTGATGCTACTCTTTATGAATCTATTGGAAGTCTTGGTTGCTTTTGTTCAAGCTTACGTATTTACAATGCTTAGTGCAGTGTTTATTGGCTTAGCACATAAGGAACATCACAGTGTAGAATAA
- the atpF gene encoding F0F1 ATP synthase subunit B, with amino-acid sequence MDNLPSILTPDIGLLFWMFLAFVVVFFILAKYGFPAIIDMVENRKKYIDESLRKAHEASERLENIQQEGETILQKAREKQAFIMKEAAETRDAIVEKAQEKARDESARLLADAKKQIEIEKQNAIRDIRSQVAELSVQIAEKVLRERLSSDEQQMEMIDRLLDEVSEVRGKVK; translated from the coding sequence ATGGATAATTTGCCATCCATACTAACGCCCGATATAGGACTCCTTTTTTGGATGTTCTTGGCGTTCGTCGTTGTCTTTTTTATTCTTGCCAAGTACGGTTTCCCGGCCATTATCGATATGGTAGAAAACCGGAAAAAGTATATTGACGAAAGTTTGCGCAAGGCACATGAGGCTTCCGAACGACTTGAAAACATTCAACAAGAAGGTGAAACCATTCTGCAAAAAGCTCGTGAGAAGCAGGCCTTTATTATGAAGGAGGCAGCAGAGACGCGAGATGCTATTGTAGAAAAGGCACAAGAAAAAGCACGTGATGAAAGTGCACGATTACTTGCAGATGCAAAAAAGCAAATTGAGATAGAAAAGCAGAATGCCATTCGCGATATTCGGTCGCAAGTAGCAGAACTCAGTGTGCAGATTGCAGAGAAAGTACTTCGTGAAAGACTGTCGTCGGACGAGCAACAAATGGAAATGATCGATCGATTATTGGATGAAGTTTCTGAAGTCAGAGGAAAGGTTAAGTAA
- the atpE gene encoding ATP synthase F0 subunit C, producing the protein MMITTLLAAEGLAQLGCGIGAGIATIGAGLGIGKIGGSAMDAIARQPEATSKIQTNMILTAAFVEGCALFAIAACAFLIK; encoded by the coding sequence ATGATGATTACAACATTATTGGCTGCAGAAGGTCTGGCACAGCTGGGCTGCGGTATTGGTGCAGGAATTGCAACTATTGGTGCAGGTTTGGGTATCGGTAAAATTGGTGGTAGTGCGATGGACGCTATTGCACGCCAACCTGAGGCTACAAGTAAAATTCAAACCAACATGATTCTGACAGCGGCATTTGTAGAAGGCTGTGCCCTTTTTGCTATTGCAGCTTGTGCATTCCTTATTAAATAA